The following are encoded together in the Juglans microcarpa x Juglans regia isolate MS1-56 chromosome 2D, Jm3101_v1.0, whole genome shotgun sequence genome:
- the LOC121248259 gene encoding subtilisin-like protease SBT1.3, with translation MAGNPVKWVSLILASSLFFDLVLAADTHIAKKTYIVQMDKSAMPKSFTNHLEWYSSKVKSVLFNPEKEGDAGDDDRIIYSYQTAIHGVAALLSEEEAERLEDEHGVVAIFPDTTYQLHTTRSPAFLGLEPEDSTSVWSQKVLDHDVVVGVLDTGIWPESESFNDTGMTPVPAHWKGKCETGRGFEKHHCNRKIVGARVFYHGYEAATGKINEQTEYKSPRDQDGHGTHTAATVAGSPVRGANLQGYAYGTARGMAPGARIAVYKVCWSGGCFSSDILSAVDRAVDDGVNVLSISLGGGVSPYYRDSLSIAAFGAMEMGVFISSSAGNGGPDPVSLTNVSPWITTVGASTMDRDFPATVKLGNGRTLIGVSLYREQRIRRSINKQYPMVYMGSNSSSPDPSSLCLEGTLDRRLVAGKIVICDRGISPRVQKGQVVKDAGGVGMVLSNTASNGEELVADCHLLPAVAVGETEGKALKNYVLTSPKATANLAFLDTRLGIRPSPVVAAFSSRGPNFLSLEILKPDVVAPGVNILAAWTGDTGPSSLPTDRRRVKFNLLSGTSMSCPHVSGVAALLKARHPEWSPAVIKSALMTTAYVHDNTGNPLRDSSTAAPSNPYDHGAGHINPIKALDPGLVYEIKAQDYFEFLCTQSLTPAQLKFFSNRSCQHSLANPGDLNYPSISAVFPEKASITTLTLHRTVTNVGPPVSNYHVVVSPFKGASVQVKPQTLHFTRKYQKISYKITFTTVSRQTVPEFGGLVWKDGVHRVRSPIVITWLPPL, from the coding sequence ATGGCAGGAAACCCAGTAAAATGGGTGTCTTTGATCCTAGCAAGCTCTCTATTCTTCGATCTAGTCCTCGCTGCGGACACCCACATAGCGAAGAAGACATATATTGTCCAAATGGACAAGTCGGCAATGCCAAAATCTTTTACCAATCATCTCGAATGGTACTCCTCGAAAGTAAAATCAGTTCTATTCAACCCAGAGAAAGAAGGTGATGCGGGAGATGATGATAGGATAATTTACAGTTACCAGACAGCTATTCATGGAGTTGCCGCTCTGCTGAGCGAAGAAGAGGCTGAGAGGCTAGAGGATGAACATGGTGTAGTGGCTATATTCCCAGATACAACGTACCAGCTACACACCACGAGGAGTCCGGCGTTCCTTGGGCTTGAGCCTGAGGATAGCACTAGCGTCTGGTCTCAAAAAGTCTTGGACCATGATGTCGTAGTGGGAGTGCTCGACACTGGAATCTGGCCAGAGAGTGAGAGCTTCAACGATACGGGCATGACACCGGTTCCTGCTCATTGGAAAGGAAAATGTGAGACAGGCAGAGGATTCGAGAAACATCACTGTAATAGAAAGATTGTGGGTGCCAGAGTGTTCTACCACGGGTATGAAGCTGCTACTGGGAAAATCAACGAGCAAACCGAGTATAAATCCCCTAGAGATCAAGATGGGCATGGAACTCACACTGCAGCCACAGTTGCAGGCTCTCCAGTTCGCGGTGCAAACCTTCAAGGATATGCGTATGGGACGGCAAGAGGAATGGCACCAGGTGCAAGAATCGCAGTCTACAAAGTTTGCTGGAGTGGTGGGTGCTTCAGCTCGGATATTCTATCCGCGGTTGATAGAGCTGTGGATGATGGAGTGAACGTTTTGTCAATATCTTTAGGCGGTGGAGTGTCTCCTTACTATCGTGACAGTTTGTCCATAGCAGCTTTTGGGGCAATGGAGATGGGTGTTTTTATTTCGAGCTCAGCTGGGAATGGAGGGCCAGACCCTGTCAGTCTCACAAACGTGTCACCCTGGATTACCACTGTTGGTGCCAGCACCATGGATAGAGATTTTCCGGCCACCGTTAAGCTGGGAAATGGCAGAACCCTGATTGGCGTTTCACTCTATAGAGAGCAAAGGATCCGCAGGTCAATAAATAAGCAATACCCAATGGTATACATGGGTAGTAACTCAAGCAGCCCTGACCCGAGCTCCTTGTGTTTGGAGGGTACTCTGGATCGGCGTCTGGTTGCAGGAAAGATTGTGATATGTGACCGAGGCATTAGTCCACGTGTGCAGAAGGGTCAGGTGGTGAAAGACGCCGGAGGGGTGGGAATGGTTCTTTCAAACACAGCTTCAAATGGAGAAGAACTGGTGGCAGATTGCCACCTTCTTCCTGCAGTTGCAGTAGGAGAAACAGAAGGGAAAGCACTCAAGAATTATGTGTTAACCAGTCCAAAAGCCACGGCAAATCTAGCCTTTCTTGATACTCGGCTAGGGATTCGGCCATCTCCGGTGGTGGCGGCATTTTCATCTAGAGGACCGAATTTTCTTAGCCTCGAAATTCTGAAGCCTGATGTGGTGGCCCCAGGGGTGAACATTCTTGCTGCTTGGACTGGAGACACGGGTCCGTCAAGTTTACCGACAGATCGCCGGAGAGTGAAGTTTAACTTGCTGTCTGGAACTTCCATGTCATGCCCTCATGTGAGTGGGGTTGCTGCATTGCTCAAGGCAAGGCACCCAGAATGGAGTCCGGCAGTAATAAAATCTGCCCTGATGACCACAGCTTATGTCCACGATAACACTGGTAATCCTCTAAGAGATTCATCAACAGCTGCACCTTCAAACCCATATGATCATGGAGCCGGACACATTAACCCAATAAAAGCGCTTGACCCAGGTTTGGTGTATGAAATTAAGGCTCAGGATTACTTCGAATTCCTCTGCACGCAGAGCCTAACTCCAGCCCAGCTGAAATTCTTCTCAAATAGATCTTGCCAACACTCTCTTGCCAATCCAGGGGACTTGAATTACCCCTCTATCTCAGCTGTGTTCCCGGAGAAAGCATCCATCACTACTCTGACCCTTCACAGAACTGTCACCAATGTTGGCCCTCCAGTTTCGAATTACCACGTCGTAGTTTCACCGTTTAAAGGTGCTTCAGTTCAAGTCAAGCCACAGACCCTGCATTTTACCAGGAAGTatcaaaaaatatcttataagaTCACCTTCACTACAGTATCTCGGCAAACAGTACCTGAGTTTGGAGGCTTGGTATGGAAGGATGGAGTACACAGGGTGAGGAGCCCAATTGTTATCACGTGGCTGCCACCCCTTTGA